Proteins encoded in a region of the Oscarella lobularis chromosome 5, ooOscLobu1.1, whole genome shotgun sequence genome:
- the LOC136187595 gene encoding cytospin-A-like — MTESVTRHAQVSSADGRQISSIVVDAGHGGGGGGGGGGGHRAVSSVVVPAKKSESGSRDGSTSPMSPPAKTTTTKKRIVVKKIVRKPKGTTTTTGGATPTPTPVPTSTTKSVNGVSKKKTTTTTTEKPKASSSSLFDDTDDDFSRMFSAGVKTNNDVDDSMLFLSSPATQPRNVKRLQSKDSAPPPPPPPPPSSSPPPLPSSAPPPLPESEVPSPPPPEDPIVVSAAVTVPSVVGRLKTELERVVDEKRRVEKERDDLKRELATFATSKTTVDEATRTIERLRVDLDRSNDETKAARDEIEKWKRESRLLRVELDDALKEFEVSTAEAKELKEDKETLVFLRASFQKKFAEVKDENTEMAAQLAKTEEDLATTIRTQQTQQKELEKTREEVTGLVMAFEEKINLMEVENDSLIEDIRATRAAAKRYRKKCQDLEKETEKLNGALTRAQNANADEVSKARKAAESEETTIARLRKTIAELEADGLKARRAHEMRAKELEEAVETACARSTANEETIVALRADVAELESEKADLTKTVGELRKTAKETTLRRDKKRETEADLESEKKEMMDYIIELEDKVDQLEKDQKTKALDFKKEMKEMKENWRKESNRAKKLEAEVNDLQGEVKIKRNLEEETVVRAKRHSEEIDDFRAAMTDLKDELDRARRECETVESSLRSEYETKLATARHESESLETRLTEVEASRYELENELKKVSASSSPSKTTMIRKTTTVVTLQSSSSEEEESVFNVAATDEVVDVPDGALLSRPSAKSRSSTPKKSPTPEVKEDAAAAAAAAASSPATKARWEQVKTAVVTRDASPINARKPEGGGRSRVAFAAQKFGASRFSGGGGGFEKKPLKRSHTFTPGSRAGRGGEGQSKKEMLLQWVQQKTDGYRDVNVTNFARSWNNGMAFCALIHHFFPTKIPFDTLKKENRAENFELAFRVAEDEGGVPPLLEVEDMVAMEVPDWMSVMTYVSVIYSHLAARDRK; from the exons ATGACA GAATCCGTTACGCGTCACGCTCAAGTGTCGTCAGCTGACGGGCGCCAG ATATCGagtatcgtcgtcgatgccggtcacggcggaggcggaggcggcggaggcggcggcggtcatAGAGCCGTCTCCAGCGTCGTCGTACCGGCGAAGAAATCGGAGAGCGGCAGTCGCGATGGAAGCACGTCGCCAAtgtcgccgccggcgaaaacgacgacaacgaaaaaacggatcgtcgtgaagaaaatcgttcgAAAACCAAAGggaacaacaacaacaacggGCGGCGCAACTCCGACTCCGACTCCGGTTCcaacttcgacgacgaa ATCGGTGAACGGCGTCagtaagaagaagacgacgacgacgacgacggagaagccgaaagcgtcgtcgtcgtcgctcttcgaCGACACGGACGACGACTTCTCGCGAATGTTTAGCGCGGGCGTGAAGACGAATAATG ATGTCGATGATTCCATGCTatttttgtcgtcgccggcaaCTCAGCCTCGAAACGTCAAACGACTTCAATCCAAGGAttccgcgccgccgccgccgccgccgccgccaccttcgtcgtctccgcctCCCTtaccgtcgtcggcgccgcctCCTCTTCCGGAATCGGAAGTTCcgtcgcctccgcctccggAGGACCCCATTgtcgtctccgccgccgttACGGTGCCGAGTGTCGTCGGTCGTCTCAAAACGGAATTGGaacgagtcgtcgacgagaaacgacgcgtcgagaaggagcgcgacgatttgaaacgCGAATTGGCGACgtttgcgacgtcgaagacgacggtcgacgaggcgacgcgCACGATCGAGCGTCTGCGCGTCGATTTGgatcgatcgaacgacgagacgaaagcggcgcgcgacgaaatcgagaaaTGGAAACGGGAGAGTCGTCTTTTGCgcgtcgaactcgacgacgctttgaAGGAGTTCGAAGTGTCGACGGCGGAAGCGAAGGAGTTGAAGGAGGACAAGGAGacgctcgtctttcttcgcgcgtcgtttcagaagaaattcgccgAAGTGAAGGACGAGAATACGGAAATGGCCGCGCAGCTGGCGAAGACGGAAGAGGAcctggcgacgacgattcgaacgcAGCAGACCCAGCAAAAGGAGTTGGAAAAGACGCGCGAAGAGGTGACGGGACTCGTGATGGCGTTCGAGGAGAAGATCAATCTGATGGAAGTCGAAAACGATTCGCTGATCGAGGACATACGCGCGACGCGCGCCGCGGCGAAACGCTATCGAAAAAAGTGCCAGGATCTGGAGAAGGAGACGGAGAAGTTGAACGGCGCGCTGACGCGAGCGCAAAACGCCAACGCCGACGAGGTGAGCAAAGCGAGAAAGGCAGCGGAGtccgaagagacgacgattgCGCGGCTTCGTAAGACGATCGCCGAGCTCGAGGCGGACGGATTAAAAGCGAGGCGAGCGCACGAGATGCGTGCGAAGGAGTTGGAGGAGGCCGTCGAGACGGCGTGCGCTcgctcgacggcgaacgaggagacgatcgtcgctttgagagccgacgtcgccgagttggaaagcgagaaagcCGATCTGACGAAAACGGTCGGGGAGCTgagaaaaacggcgaaggagacgacgttgcGACGCGACAAGAAGCGCGAGACGGAGGCGGACTTggagagcgagaaaaaggagatgaTGGATTACATCATCGAACTGGAAGACAAAGTCGATCAACTGGAAAAAGATCAAAAAACGAAGGCACTCGACTTCAAAAAGGAGatgaaagaaatgaaagaaaactGGCGCAAAGAGTCGAATCGCGCAAAGAAACTCGAAGCGGAGGTGAACGACTTGCAAGGCGAAGTCAAAATCAAACGCAATTTGGAAGAGGAAACGGTCGTTCGAGCGAAACGGCACTCGGAGGAGATTGACGACTTTCGCGCGGCGATGACGGACTTGAAGGACGAATTGGATCGTGCGCGTCGCGAATGCGAGACGGTcgagtcgtcgcttcgttcgGAGTACGAGACGAAATTGGCGACGGCACGACACGAGTCGGAGAGCTTGGAGACTCGTTTGACCGAAGTCGAAGCGAGTCGCTACGAATTGGAAAACGAATTGAAAAAAGTAagtgcgtcgtcgtcgccgtcgaagacgacgatgatacgaaagacgacgacagtcGTCACGCttcaatcgtcgtcgagcgaagaggaggaaagcGTGTtcaacgtcgccgcgacggacgaagtcgtcgacgtgccgGACGGCGCTTTGTTGTCGCGTCCGTCCGCTAagagtcgatcgtcgacgccgaaaaagtcgccgacgccggagGTCAAGGAagacgctgccgccgccgccgccgccgccgcgtcttCTCCGGCTACCAAAGCTCGTTGGGAGCAGGTGAAAACGGCCGTTGTTACGCGCGACGCTTCTCCGATAAACGCGAGGAAGCCGGAGGGTGGGGGAAGAAGCCGCGTCGCTTTTGCCGCCCA GAAATTTGGCGCTAGTCGCTttagtggcggcggcggcggttttGAGAAAAAGCCGTTGAAGCGGTCGCACACGTTCACCCCGGGTTCTCGAGCCGGAAGAGGTGGCGAGGGAcagtcaaagaaagaaatgcttTTGCAGTGGGTCCAGCAAAAGACCGATGGCTATAGG GACGTCAACGTTACGAATTTCGCGCGCTCTTGGAATAACGGGATGGCTTTCTGTGCTCTCATTCATCACTTCTTTCCGACTAAGATTCCCTTTGACacgctgaagaaagagaacagG GCTGAAAATTTTGAGCTTGCCTTTCGAGTagccgaagacgaaggcgGCGTTCCTCCCTTGTTAGAAGTGGAGGACATGGTTGCAATGGAAGTTCCTGATTGGATGTCCGTCATGACGTACGTGTCCGTCATTTACTCTCACTTGGCTGCGCGAGATAGAAAGTGA
- the LOC136187599 gene encoding salivary glue protein Sgs-3-like isoform X2 — protein MKVHVDFICVSFVACLLSSATVSGQNSTMMPPTNMSMWQNMSMPTNMSMPTNMSMPTNTPSNMPTNASTNMPTNASTNMSTSAPVSTNMSVVSTTEGPTTMEPTTMGPSTMAPTTMEPSTAAWATTMEPTTAESVNTTSTTEPTTMESVNTTSTTEPTTMESVNTTSTTEPTTMEPTTAESANTTSTMQPTTMEPTTSTMESSTMEPTTMGPTTQHPTTHEASTKPSTTQHPATAKEATTGAPQVTESATTAKPKTSKPVVTNRPPSVPSSEAAQKASVLTILALLWALYLS, from the exons ATGAAAG TGCATGTTGATTTCATCTGCGTGTCGTTCGTTGCCTGTCTACTGTCGTCGGCGACAGTTAGCG GTCAGAATTCTACGATGATGCCGCCAACGAATATGTCAATGTGGCAAAATATGTCAATGCCAACGAATATGTCAATGCCAACAAATATGTCAATGCCAACAAATACCCCGTCAAATATGCCAACGAATGCGTCGACAAATATGCCAACGAATGCGTCGACAAATATGTCAACAAGTGCGCCAGTTTCAACTAATATGTCAGTGGTATCTACGACGGAGGGACCGACGACAATGGAACCGACTACAATGGGACCGAGTACGATGGCTCCGACTACAATGGAACCAAGCACAGCGGCATGGGCGACTACAATGGAGCCAACTACAGCCGAATCGGTGAATACAACTAGTACGACGGAACCGACTACAATGGAATCGGTAAATACAACGAGTACGACGGAACCGACTACAATGGAATCGGTAAATACAACGAGTACGACGGAACCAACTACAATGGAACCGACTACAGCGGAATCGGCGAATACAACTAGTACGATGCAACCGACTACAATGGAACCGACTACTAGTACGATGGAATCGTCTACAATGGAACCGACTACGATGGGACCTACTACTCAGCACCCAACGACCCACGAGGCCTCCACCAAACCGTCAACCACCCAACACCCAGCAACCGCGAAAGAAGCAACGACTGGGGCACCTCAAGTGACTGAAAGTGCGACTACCGCAAAGCCGAAGACGTCTAAACCGGTTGTCACAAATCGTCCTCCTTCAGTGCCAA GTTCAGAAGCGGCTCAAAAGGCTTCCGTTCTTACGATCTTAGCCCTACTATGGGCGCTGTATCTTTCGTAA
- the LOC136187600 gene encoding proline-rich protein 11-like, translated as MPPLRKQKQRQRYRNRQRNKAKLRKAKSEKREQPAEEESSDDEANEEQQSSWLPALNVSAIYGGWNQAVESFKDTLFPSRRLERELSSTREKLCQVQSELNDLKSREAHSVDFSSTAPPPPPSAPPTPLPPPPPPPPPPPIRSPTNFKIRIVKGANKGKLLSMENKPRITLEDIQNVKLRSSHPMRTRSKTSSGQPLVTLTDLKGVTLRRVTRPSPRKTRKSASPEAFQLRKSLRKVNVCRSPGGTPQISFKESSGDGLTPMMTKALKRKFKNARSPSLSPHPEVCEESPALV; from the exons ATGCCGCCTCTTCGAAAGCAGAAACAGCGGCAACGATACCGAAATCGACAGCGCAATAAAGCCAAACTCAGAAAGGCCAAGAGCGAGAAACGAGAACAGCCTgcggaagaagaaagttcggacgacgaagcaAACGAAGAACAACAATCGTCTTGGCTTCCTGCATTGAACGTCTCGGCTATCTACGGCGGCTGGAATCAG GCAGTCGAGTCGTTCAAGGACACTTTATTTCCTTCGCGGCGCCTAGAACGCGAGCTCAGTTCGACTCGGGAAAAGCTCTGTCAAGTTCAGTCAGAATTGAATGATTTGAAAAGTCGCGAGGCCCATTCCGTGgacttttcgtcgacggctcctcctcctccgccatCGGCTCCTCCTACTCctctgccgccgccgccgccaccgccgcctcctccCCCAATTCGAAGTCCCACCAATTTTAAAATCAGAATTGTCAAGGGAGCAAATAAGGGAAAA CTTCTTTCTATGGAAAATAAGCCGAGAATTACCCTTGAAGACATACAGAATGTCAAACTTCGTTCATCACATCCGATGCGAACTCGTTCAAAG ACTTCTTCTGGTCAACCTCTCGTTACGCTTACTGATTTGAAAGGAGTGACTCTTCGTCGCGTTACAAGACCTTCTCCtagaaagacgagaaagag TGCTTCTCCGGAAGCTTTTCAGCTGAGAAAGTCACTAAGAAAAGTCAACGTCTGCAG ATCACCTGGTGGCACTCCTCAAATTTCATTCAAAGAGAGTTCTGGCGATGGTCTCACTCCGATGATGACTAAAGCTTTAAAAAGGAAATTTAAG AACGCGCGCTCTCCGTCGTTGTCTCCTCATCCGGAAGTTTGCGAGGAGTCGCCAGCACTCGTCTAG
- the LOC136187599 gene encoding pikachurin-like isoform X1 translates to MRRQNEYESTRRLIRDVIKRCAMTAYLSICLLVFVIFPRFSKTESPGTVTCYDCRTKEGCLPEYQTNCKPIAGPKECPNKPPCYIHTMWQSGSLSRTKLTCSGELCENKRQCTCYCVNATHVPRKISTGKAINPCNAKHRCRTPDSCRYTPGDNRYHCSCPIRKAGVYCERDVSSGFAYFRRISYAVYETYFPHPKRTEFSIKFKTKSARSALLLYLPPVRPYKIFFALGITNGELHLRFDVGNGQQILQTNLKVDDGRWHVAHIKRYQHSVKLTVDKTIYNSQKYRKNISARFTINNKIYIGGLPAESVMLKPYKSGFDGCIANFKMSRKTIKLYKDALTGRDVSLCS, encoded by the exons ATGCGCAGACAAAATGAATATGAATCAACGCGAAGATTaatacgtgacgtcataaagagGTGTGCCATGACAGCTTATCTTAGCATTTGTTTGTTAGTTTTCGTTATTTTCCCGCGGTTTTCGAAGACTGAGAGTCCAGGGACAG TAACGTGCTATGACTGCCGTACAAAGGAAGGCTGCCTTCCTGAATATCAGACCAATTGCAAGCCCATAGCTGGGCCCAAGGAGTGTCCTAACAAGCCACCGTGCTATATTCATACTATGTGGCAGAGTGGTTCTCTATCGCGCACGAAATTGACCTGTTCAGGTGAACTGTGTGAAAATAAAAGGCAGTGTACTTGCTATTGCGTCAATGCAACTCACG TTCCCCGCAAAATTTCGACGGGAAAAGCTATAAATCCGTGCAATGCAAAGCATCGCTGTCGTACGCCCGATTCATGCAGATACACTCCTGGCGACAACCGCTATCACTGTAGCTGTCCAATCAGAAAAGCAGGAGTGTACTGCGAGCGAG ATGTTAGCTCGGGATTCGCCTACTTTCGTCGGATAAGCTACGCCGTTTATGAGACGTATTTTCCTCATCCGAAACGAACAGAATTTAGCATAAAATTCAAGACTAAGTCAGCCAGAAGTGCTCTTCTACTATATCTACCGCCG GTCAGACCGtataaaatttttttcgctttgggTATAACAAATGGAGAACTCCATCTTCG ATTTGATGTGGGAAACGGACAACAAATACTGCAGACTAACTTGAAGGTTGACGACGGACGATGGCATGTTGCTCACATAAAGAG GTACCAGCACTCTGTGAAATTAACCGTTGACAAAACTATTTACAACAGTCAAAAATATCGAAAAAATATCAGTGCCCGTTTTACCATAAATAACAAAATATACATCG gagGACTTCCGGCTGAAAGCGTTATGCTCAAGCCTTATAAGTCTGGTTTTGACGGGTGCATTGCGAACTTTAAAATGTcgagaaaaacaatcaaacTCTATAAAGACGCCCTAACAGGAAGAGACGTCTCATTGTGTTCGTGA
- the LOC136187598 gene encoding short-chain specific acyl-CoA dehydrogenase, mitochondrial-like — MAFLQRCSRAAFLLRRGRPFPLVRQASSLMDLPETHEMLRKTCRDFADNELAPVASMLDQEARYPAKQVKGMGDLGLMALTTSEKYGGTGMDYLAYAIAMEEISRGCASTGVVLSVNNSLFLGPLEKYGSDYLKETFIGPHVDGSRVGAFALSEPGNGSDAGAASTTARDDGDCWVLNGTKAWITNGFESTAAIVFATTDKSLQHKGISAFVVPKPTEGLTLGKLEKKLGIRASSTCNLIFEDCRIPKENLLGEPGQGFKIAMTVLDAGRIGIAGQAIGIAQAAYELAVRYAQERKAFNQPIAKMQTIQNKIADMACRIESSRLLTWKAAALKDSGRPHVKAAAMAKLTASETATFVSHQAIQVLGGMGYVQEMQAERHYRDARITEIYEGTSEIQRLVIAGQVLKEQNA, encoded by the exons ATGGCATTTCTGCAGCGTTGTAGTCGCGCGGCGTTCCTTCTCAGGAGGGGACGACCCTTTCCGCTTGTTAGGCAAGCGTCGAGTCTAATGGATCTGCCCGAAACGCACGAAATGCTTCGAAAAACCTGCCGCGACTTCGCCGACAACGAATTGGCCCCAGTTGCAAGCATGTTGGACCAGGAAGCTCGATATCCTGCAAAACAG gtAAAAGGAATGGGCGATCTCGGCCTGATGGCTCtaacgacgagcgaaaaatACGGAGGAACGGGGATGGATTATCTCGCTTATGCTATCGCTATGGAAGAGATAAGCCGGGGCTGTGCATCCACAGGAGTCGTTCTTTCCGTCAATAAC AGCCTCTTTCTCGGTCCCTTGGAAAAGTACGGAAGCGACTATTTGAAGGAGACGTTCATTGGTCCTCATGTCGACGGGAGTCGCGTTGGAGCGTTTGCACTGAGCGAACCGGGCAATGGGAGCGATGCTGGTGCGGCGTCAACGACGgcacgagacgacggcgactgtTGGGTGTTGAACGGCACCAAAGCGTGGATCACGAACGGGTTCGAGTCAACTGCGGCTATT GTGTTTGCCACGACTGATAAATCTTTACAACACAAG GGAATTTCGGCTTTCGTTGTTCCCAAACCGACGGAAGGGTTAACGCTCGGGAAGTTGGAGAAGAAGCTGGGCATCAGGGCGTCTTCCACTTGCAATCTCATATTCGAAGACTGTCGAATTCCAAAGGAGAATCTGCTTGGTGAACCAGGACAGGGTTTCAAAATAGCAATG ACTGTTCTCGATGCTGGGAGAATAGGAATTGCTGGCCAGGCTATTGGTATAGCTCAG GCAGCGTACGAATTGGCCGTTCGTTACGCTCAGGAACGAAAGGCGTTCAATCAGCCAATCGCGAAAATGCAAACAATTCAG AACAAAATCGCGGATATGGCATGTCGCATTGAAAGTTCAAGACTGCTCACGTGGAAGGCCGCTGCCCTGAAGGATTCCGGAAGACCGCACGTAAAAGCCGCCGCCATGGCCAAGCTGACGGCGTCGGAAACTGCCACTTTTGTGTCACACCAG gcTATTCAAGTTCTTGGAGGCATGGGCTATGTTCAGGAGATGCAGGCTGAACGGCACTATCGCGATGCTCGCATCACGGAAATTTATGAAGGCACAAGCGAAATTCAGCGTCTGGTCATTGCCGGACAGGTTCTAAAAGAACAAAACGCATGA